TTGGAACAAATCCTTCTGCGAATGTTTGCGAATCACGTACGTCTAAAATTAAGGCGTTTGCGTCTTCAGCAACTTGAATAAATTCATCAGGCGATAAAGCTTTATTGGCACGTTCTTTTACGACGTCTAAAGATTCTACACCCAATTTATTCATCATCACATTTTCTGGAAAATAGAAAGGAGGAGGCATTAACCCTGAAGTTAATTCTGTAATAAACTCCTCTTTTGTCATGTTAGGATTCAATGCATAATTTACATTTTTTTGATTTCCTAATGTATCAAAAGTTTCTTTACTCATATTTTTACCACAAGCAGAACCAGCTCCATGCGCAGGATAAACAATAATATCATTCGCTAAAGGCATAATTTTGTTTCGTAACGAATCAAATAAATAACCAGCTAATTTCTCTTGTGTTAAATCTGAATTTAATTTTTGAGCCAAATCAGGACGACCAACATCACCAATAAATAATGTATCTCCTGTAAAAATTGCATAATCTTTACCGTTTTCATCCTTCAACAAATAGGTTGTACTCTCCATCGTATGACCTGGGGTATGTAACGCTGTAATCGTAATATTACCTAAAGTAAATACTTCTCCATCTGTCGCAATATGCGCGTCAAAACTTGGTTCAGCTGTTGGACCATAAACAATTGTTGCACCAGTTTTTTGGGCTAAATCGACATGTCCAGAAACGAAATCAGCATGGAAATGTGTTTCAAAAATATACTTGATTTTTGCGTTATCTTTTGTTGCTTGATCAACATAAGATTGTGTTTCTCTCAACGGATCAATAATTGCAACTTCACCATTGCTTTCTATATAATAAGCACCTTGTGCAAGACATCCGGTGTAAATTTGTTCAATTTTCATAAGTATGAATTTAGTGTGTAAAAATACAAATAATTAAATTTAGAACTTTCCGTTAATGGACAAATTCTGATACTTTTTGTTTATTTAAAATCAAATAAGATTGATAGTTAACGCTAAAACTATGAATGAAATCATAGGTTATTTTGTGATCTTTTTTAAATTGATAAACAATTCATTTCCAGCTCGTGGAGGAATTGAGTTGTAACATTCTTCCATGACTTTGAAATCAAAATAATCGTTGAAATAGGTATGGTATTCGGCTTTGTTTCCGCCAAAAGGAGGAGTGTCATTTCCAAAATCTCTGTTGAATAAAACACCAACCAATTTACCATTTTCCGCTAATAATTGATTCATTTTGATGCTATACTTTTGGCGTAATTCAGGGTTTAAAGCACAAAAAAATGTTTGCTCTAATATCAAATCAAATTGATCATCTAATTCGAAAAAGTCTTTGTGAAGAACTTTTATATGAGGGTTGTCTTTAAATTTTTCTTTTATTTTTTCGACTACAATTTCAGCTATATCAATTAATGTGAGGTTTGTAAAACCTTTTTCCAAAAGATATTCAGCTTCGTAAGCATTCCCGCACCCCGGAATTAAAATACGGATATTTTTATCTTCTAATTGATCAATATAAGCTTTTAATGGAGTAGAAGGGGACTTTAGATCCCAGCCAGTTTGGTTATTGATATATTTATCATTCCAAAAATTTTCGTTGAATTCCATATGATAAATTATTGAATTATAAATTCTTCGATGAACATGAAAACAGCCATTAAGATAATGAAAATTGCAAATGTTCGTTTTAAAAATTGTACAGGTAAAAATTTGTTAATGTAGGTTCCAACAAAAATACCAGCCATAGAAATTCCAATAAAAACACTTAAGAATTCCCAATTTATTTTAATGTGAAATGCATCACCAATAAAAAATCCTATTAACGAATTAATCGCAATGATGACTAATGATGTAGCCGAAGCCTTTTTCATATCCAATTTTGCGACCATCATCAAAGCAGGGACAATTAAAAATCCACCACCTGCACCAACCATTCCTGTTAATCCTCCAATCAAAAATCCTTGAATTAATAAAACAGGATTTAATTTTTCATCTCGCTGAACGATTTCCGTTTCTTTTTTACCTTTTAGCATAGAAACTGCTGCAAATATCATTAGAAACGCAAAAAGACCAAACATAGCCATTCGACGTGTGACGATAAAATCACCTATAGAAAATAAATTACTCGGAAGTGCTGGAATTAAAAAAGCACGAACCAACGTAATTCCAATAACTGCAGGTACACCAAATTGATAAACAACTTTCCAATCGACCATTTTTTTAGAAGCTTGCTTTATTCCACCAACTAATCCTGTAGAACCAACTATACATAAAGAATATGCAGTTGCAATTCTCTCGTCGAAATGAAAAATATAAGCTAAGATAGGTACAGCTAAGATAGAACCGCCACCACCAAGAACTCCCATGATAAGTCCAATGAAAAAAGCACCTACGAAACCAAAAAACTCTATAAAATCCATTTTCTTTCTCTCGATTTTTACAAATCTATAGTAAATACTAAAACATTTACTATAGGTTTATTCATAAATAATGTTGTAAAT
This portion of the Empedobacter stercoris genome encodes:
- a CDS encoding MBL fold metallo-hydrolase; the protein is MKIEQIYTGCLAQGAYYIESNGEVAIIDPLRETQSYVDQATKDNAKIKYIFETHFHADFVSGHVDLAQKTGATIVYGPTAEPSFDAHIATDGEVFTLGNITITALHTPGHTMESTTYLLKDENGKDYAIFTGDTLFIGDVGRPDLAQKLNSDLTQEKLAGYLFDSLRNKIMPLANDIIVYPAHGAGSACGKNMSKETFDTLGNQKNVNYALNPNMTKEEFITELTSGLMPPPFYFPENVMMNKLGVESLDVVKERANKALSPDEFIQVAEDANALILDVRDSQTFAEGFVPNSINIGIKGNFAPWVGTLITDIKQPILLIAEVGAEEEAVTRLARVGYDNVIGFLNNGFQAWLDAEKDFDEIVSISPEEFVELVDETELKVLDVRKPGEFETAHVEDAITAPLDFINESMKVIDPEETYLVHCAGGYRSMIFTSILRARGYENLIDVAGGFGKIKEVEGVKIVEGTSPCQLGNNSCSTK
- a CDS encoding TPMT family class I SAM-dependent methyltransferase — encoded protein: MEFNENFWNDKYINNQTGWDLKSPSTPLKAYIDQLEDKNIRILIPGCGNAYEAEYLLEKGFTNLTLIDIAEIVVEKIKEKFKDNPHIKVLHKDFFELDDQFDLILEQTFFCALNPELRQKYSIKMNQLLAENGKLVGVLFNRDFGNDTPPFGGNKAEYHTYFNDYFDFKVMEECYNSIPPRAGNELFINLKKITK
- a CDS encoding sulfite exporter TauE/SafE family protein; translation: MDFIEFFGFVGAFFIGLIMGVLGGGGSILAVPILAYIFHFDERIATAYSLCIVGSTGLVGGIKQASKKMVDWKVVYQFGVPAVIGITLVRAFLIPALPSNLFSIGDFIVTRRMAMFGLFAFLMIFAAVSMLKGKKETEIVQRDEKLNPVLLIQGFLIGGLTGMVGAGGGFLIVPALMMVAKLDMKKASATSLVIIAINSLIGFFIGDAFHIKINWEFLSVFIGISMAGIFVGTYINKFLPVQFLKRTFAIFIILMAVFMFIEEFIIQ